ACCCAGATCATCACTTCGCAGGTTAAAAACGGATATAATACGGCCTAAGTCCTCGTTAAAAGAATGATAAATAAATTGTTCGGATAAGCTTGTTCCTGTATTGCATATCAGAAACAAATTTTCTAAGTTTGAAGTATTTACAAAACTTGATAAAAAACAAATTATGATTTTAGAAGTAGCTGTATTGCAAATTATTGAAGGACAACAATCCAATTTTGAAAGAGATTATAAAACAGCTTGCCAGTATATTAGTGCGAGTAAAGGCTATATAACGCATTCACTACGTAAATGTATTGAGAAAGACAACCAGTACATTCTATTGGTCGAATGGGAAACTTTGGAAGACCATACCATCGGTTTCAGAGAATCGGCATTATTTAAGGAATGGGAAAAACTTTTACATCA
The Sphingobacterium multivorum genome window above contains:
- a CDS encoding antibiotic biosynthesis monooxygenase family protein translates to MILEVAVLQIIEGQQSNFERDYKTACQYISASKGYITHSLRKCIEKDNQYILLVEWETLEDHTIGFRESALFKEWEKLLHHYYDPFPTVEHYEVLK